From a single Ruegeria sp. HKCCD4315 genomic region:
- a CDS encoding aldehyde dehydrogenase family protein encodes MTTPLEPKLPDAGLAGNYINGAWHWPEGRLEIENPSRRAPICEVGRGTSTEVDLAVAAARAALPAWRALAASERGKLLTELGRRLEENAEEVARVLAAESGNAIKTQSRGEAMGAAGVLKYYGGVAVEQKGETLPLGPGLLSYSTREPHGVVGSIIPWNSPLQLGAVKISMALATGNCLVLKPAEDAPLAILKLAELADGLFPPGVFNVVTGLGEEAGAALASHTGIDKVSFTGSSEVGKLIGRATADRIAKLTLELGGKSPTIVFPDAIADGRLDSTAQQVANAMRFARQGQSCTAGSRLFVHKDIWDELMPKVAEKSAALNVGDALDPDVDMGAVVNAERYGEIRAYVAEAEAEGATFLIGETPAEDPAGFCPNPTIITGVDNNWRIAREEVFGPVMVAIPFETEEEVIAMANDTHYGLAAFLFTHDVSRITRLTRAIDAGWIQVNQGGGQIPGMSYGGTKQSGMGSEYSIEGALEAYTYRKCVTINIEGGA; translated from the coding sequence ATGACAACACCGCTGGAACCGAAACTGCCCGATGCGGGTTTGGCTGGAAACTATATCAACGGGGCTTGGCATTGGCCTGAAGGGCGACTCGAGATCGAAAACCCCTCGCGCCGTGCGCCGATCTGCGAAGTTGGTCGCGGCACGTCAACCGAGGTCGATTTGGCTGTCGCCGCCGCCCGTGCCGCGTTGCCAGCGTGGCGCGCTTTGGCTGCGAGTGAGCGTGGAAAACTGCTCACCGAACTCGGACGTCGCCTGGAAGAAAACGCTGAAGAGGTGGCCCGTGTCTTGGCGGCAGAGTCCGGTAACGCCATCAAGACGCAATCGCGCGGCGAGGCGATGGGGGCTGCCGGTGTTCTCAAATATTACGGCGGCGTGGCGGTTGAACAAAAAGGCGAGACTCTGCCGCTTGGGCCTGGATTACTCAGTTATTCCACGCGCGAACCGCATGGGGTTGTCGGGTCGATCATCCCCTGGAACTCTCCTTTGCAGTTGGGGGCGGTGAAGATTTCGATGGCACTGGCGACCGGGAATTGTCTGGTGCTGAAACCGGCCGAAGACGCACCGCTGGCTATCCTGAAACTGGCTGAACTTGCGGATGGTCTGTTCCCGCCTGGCGTCTTCAATGTTGTGACGGGACTGGGTGAAGAAGCAGGCGCAGCACTTGCTTCGCATACGGGCATCGACAAGGTGTCCTTTACCGGCTCAAGCGAGGTTGGCAAACTGATCGGCAGGGCCACGGCTGATCGCATCGCCAAGCTGACTCTGGAACTGGGCGGTAAATCCCCCACAATCGTCTTCCCAGACGCCATTGCCGATGGTCGTCTGGACAGCACAGCGCAGCAGGTGGCGAATGCCATGCGCTTTGCCCGTCAGGGTCAAAGCTGCACCGCGGGTTCACGGCTGTTTGTGCACAAGGATATCTGGGACGAGCTGATGCCCAAGGTTGCCGAGAAATCCGCCGCACTGAATGTGGGCGACGCGCTGGATCCGGATGTAGATATGGGCGCGGTCGTGAACGCTGAACGCTATGGCGAGATCCGCGCCTATGTGGCCGAAGCCGAAGCCGAAGGGGCCACTTTCCTGATCGGGGAAACTCCGGCTGAGGATCCGGCCGGCTTCTGTCCCAACCCGACCATCATCACCGGCGTCGACAACAATTGGCGCATCGCGCGGGAAGAGGTGTTCGGCCCGGTTATGGTCGCCATCCCCTTCGAGACGGAAGAAGAAGTCATCGCCATGGCCAATGACACCCATTACGGGCTGGCCGCGTTTCTATTCACTCATGATGTCAGCCGCATCACGCGCCTGACGCGTGCCATCGATGCGGGTTGGATACAGGTCAATCAGGGCGGCGGGCAAATCCCCGGTATGTCTTATGGCGGCACCAAGCAATCGGGCATGGGCAGCGAATACTCGATCGAAGGCGCACTTGAGGCCTATACTTACCGCAAATGTGTCACCATCAATATCGAGGGTGGCGCGTGA
- a CDS encoding aminotransferase has product MNVDARRAIEQDKAHHVHPQSNLRQHAENGPTMITHGKGVFIYDSEGREIIDGFSGLGCVSLGYHNERLSNAAKRQMDVLPFAPTFYNRSHPRVAELGERLIGMAPVDMDRVMFQCSGSEANDTAIKLLWYTNTAKGEPNRRKIIGRVRGYHGNTIATVSLSGQPHMHAKFGLPLPEFKHTELPNYYRFHIDGESEEEFSARMAAKFEELILAEGPETVAAFFAEPAISGGGALMPPEGYWKEMQAVLRKYDIKFLADEVVCGFGRTGNMWGSQTWGLEPDMISCAKALSAAFFPISALMFKDEMYADMMKNSDEVGTFGHGYTYAGHPVGAAVGLEALDIYDEMDLVGHVRKVSTRFLEKCHAMADHPLVAEVRGVGLFCGFELMKDAKAREPFDPSWKVGELVQNFAHDRGLYLRAIGDRMSFMPPLIINEDEIDIATERFKGALDDAWAVVRAKT; this is encoded by the coding sequence ATGAACGTTGACGCCCGACGCGCGATCGAACAGGACAAGGCCCATCACGTCCATCCTCAGTCTAATCTGCGCCAACATGCCGAGAACGGCCCGACGATGATCACTCATGGTAAGGGGGTTTTCATCTATGACAGCGAAGGGCGCGAGATCATCGATGGTTTTTCCGGGCTGGGGTGCGTGTCGCTGGGTTACCACAACGAACGTCTGTCAAACGCGGCAAAGCGGCAAATGGATGTGCTGCCTTTTGCGCCCACATTCTACAATCGTTCACATCCACGGGTTGCGGAGTTGGGTGAGCGTCTGATTGGTATGGCTCCGGTTGATATGGACCGGGTGATGTTCCAGTGTTCGGGGTCCGAGGCGAACGACACCGCAATCAAACTGTTGTGGTACACCAACACTGCCAAAGGCGAGCCGAACCGCCGCAAGATCATTGGGCGGGTGCGGGGTTACCACGGCAACACAATCGCTACGGTTTCGCTGTCCGGTCAGCCACATATGCACGCCAAATTCGGTCTGCCGCTGCCCGAGTTCAAGCATACCGAGCTGCCGAACTATTATCGCTTCCACATAGATGGCGAGAGCGAAGAAGAGTTCTCGGCCCGGATGGCTGCAAAATTCGAAGAGCTGATTCTGGCGGAAGGTCCTGAAACTGTTGCAGCTTTCTTCGCCGAGCCCGCCATTTCCGGTGGCGGCGCGCTGATGCCGCCTGAAGGCTACTGGAAGGAAATGCAGGCGGTTCTGCGCAAGTATGACATCAAGTTTCTGGCTGACGAGGTGGTTTGCGGCTTTGGTCGAACCGGCAATATGTGGGGTTCTCAGACCTGGGGGCTGGAGCCTGACATGATCTCTTGCGCCAAGGCGCTTTCGGCCGCGTTTTTCCCAATCTCTGCCCTGATGTTCAAGGACGAGATGTATGCCGACATGATGAAAAACTCGGATGAGGTCGGTACTTTTGGTCACGGGTACACATACGCCGGTCACCCGGTTGGCGCTGCCGTTGGGCTTGAGGCTTTGGACATTTACGATGAAATGGATCTGGTGGGCCACGTCCGCAAAGTCTCGACACGGTTCCTGGAAAAATGCCACGCCATGGCAGACCATCCGCTGGTCGCCGAGGTGCGCGGTGTCGGCCTGTTCTGCGGCTTTGAGCTTATGAAAGACGCTAAAGCCCGTGAACCGTTCGATCCCTCTTGGAAAGTCGGTGAACTTGTGCAGAACTTTGCCCATGATCGGGGCCTCTATCTGCGAGCAATCGGTGATCGAATGAGCTTTATGCCGCCGCTGATTATCAACGAGGATGAGATCGATATCGCAACAGAGCGGTTCAAAGGCGCGTTGGACGATGCCTGGGCTGTGGTGCGCGCCAAAACCTGA
- a CDS encoding selenocysteine synthase — MSTDRFGNTIDPGVGYARGALLQGSADEVRRLAQAGRVAADFVAREGIDKIAICTGNLRFYPATPGDLSLLCEEWIGPGLFGEELRQAAIAHMGGQGHEAAAVVNRTSAGIVATVLAHATGKPVLSLVAKGDRSHASVLRGARLANVQVREVHDLESVKQALAEDSPALFVITPVTSELSMLCDDLIRDAVAAGKNAGCVTFLDDAYGARFRPVLHGGGASLSFGADLVITNADKAGLSGPRAGVLCGDPVVLVPVQAKASELGMEARAPVAVGAMRSLQGFTPDLLLQEAQDGHDLADALEAALGKGQVTRSALGPKIDEQDAMEIVLGMAGFEKVNVVPAEVTAAIGMLMLRDKGIVTVNTHGQPGGRVSIRLKPTSGAVARAGGAVAVADCLMSAMRQTAQNLNDKTWFAATLFGDM, encoded by the coding sequence GTGAGCACGGATCGCTTCGGCAATACCATTGATCCGGGTGTGGGATACGCCCGGGGGGCGCTGCTGCAAGGCTCGGCGGATGAGGTGCGCAGACTCGCGCAGGCCGGTCGCGTCGCCGCGGATTTCGTAGCACGCGAAGGTATCGACAAGATCGCCATCTGCACTGGAAACCTGCGCTTCTACCCAGCAACCCCGGGCGATCTGAGCCTGCTGTGCGAAGAATGGATCGGTCCCGGCCTTTTTGGCGAAGAACTGCGCCAAGCCGCAATAGCTCATATGGGTGGGCAGGGGCACGAAGCTGCAGCGGTGGTGAACCGTACAAGCGCCGGGATCGTTGCAACTGTATTGGCGCATGCCACAGGCAAGCCGGTGTTGTCATTGGTTGCAAAAGGTGACCGGAGCCATGCCTCGGTTCTGCGCGGAGCGCGGCTGGCCAATGTGCAGGTCCGTGAAGTTCACGATCTGGAGTCTGTCAAACAGGCGTTAGCCGAGGACAGCCCTGCGTTGTTTGTGATCACGCCTGTCACTTCAGAGCTGTCCATGCTGTGCGATGACCTGATCCGCGACGCGGTGGCGGCAGGCAAAAATGCGGGCTGCGTCACGTTCCTTGACGACGCTTACGGGGCGCGGTTCCGCCCTGTTCTGCATGGCGGTGGGGCGTCGCTTTCCTTTGGGGCCGATCTGGTCATCACCAATGCGGACAAGGCAGGTTTGTCCGGCCCGCGTGCCGGAGTTCTTTGTGGCGACCCGGTTGTGTTGGTCCCCGTGCAGGCCAAAGCCAGCGAATTGGGCATGGAAGCCCGCGCGCCCGTTGCTGTTGGTGCAATGCGCAGTTTACAGGGGTTCACTCCGGACCTGTTGCTGCAAGAGGCACAGGATGGGCACGACCTGGCCGATGCGTTGGAAGCCGCATTGGGGAAAGGTCAGGTAACGCGATCAGCGCTGGGCCCGAAAATTGACGAACAAGACGCGATGGAAATCGTTCTTGGCATGGCTGGATTCGAAAAGGTCAATGTCGTCCCTGCCGAAGTTACGGCCGCGATTGGTATGTTGATGTTGCGTGACAAAGGCATTGTGACGGTCAATACACATGGTCAACCCGGCGGGCGTGTTTCGATCCGGTTGAAACCAACATCTGGTGCCGTGGCCCGCGCCGGAGGCGCAGTGGCGGTGGCTGACTGTTTGATGTCGGCAATGCGCCAGACGGCGCAGAATTTGAACGACAAAACATGGTTCGCGGCAACACTGTTTGGAGACATGTGA